In one window of Primulina tabacum isolate GXHZ01 chromosome 8, ASM2559414v2, whole genome shotgun sequence DNA:
- the LOC142554164 gene encoding cyclase-associated protein 1-like, with the protein MDENLIKRLESAVSRLEALSATGFRSGGVAGGDGDAATDPSIVAYGDLESQYLSRVVSAGEKIEGQVLDISKVIEEAFSVQKELLVRIKSTQKPDTAGLMEFIKPLNEVMAKAHALTEGRRSEFFHHLKTGSDSLGALAWIAYTGKDCGMSMPIAHVEESWQTAEFYCNKILMEYRNKDANHVEWAKALKELYVSGLRDYVKSHYPLGPVWSATGKTAAPAPTKAPAPGAPAPPCPPPASLFSSEMTQPSSSGPKQGMSAVFQEINSGKSVTAGLKKVTADMKTKNRADKAGVVTVAEKEGRAGSPSFSKSGPPKLELQMGRKWVVENQIGLNNLVIDDCDARQSVYVFGCKNSVLQIQGKVNNITVDKCTKMGVVFKDVVAACEIVNCNGVEVQCQGSAPTISVDNTSGCQLYLSKDSLEASITTAKSSEINVLVPASESDGDWGEHALPQQYIHVYKDGQFVTTPVSHSGN; encoded by the exons ATGGATGAAAATCTGATAAAAAGGTTGGAATCCGCGGTTTCGCGGTTGGAGGCGCTGTCCGCCACCGGATTTAGATCGGGCGGTGTGGCGGGGGGAGATGGGGATGCGGCGACGGATCCGTCGATCGTGGCGTATGGCGATCTGGAGTCGCAATATCTGAGTAGAGTTGTGAGCGCTGGGGAGAAGATTGAGGGACAGGTTTTGGATATTTCGAAGGTTATAGAGGAGGCATTTTCTGTGCAGAAGGAGCTTCTGGTTAGAATCAAGTCTACGCAG AAACCTGACACAGCAGGATTGATGGAATTCATAAAGCCGTTGAATGAGGTGATGGCAAAAGCTCACGCATTGACAGAGGGAAGGAGATCTGAATTTTTCCATCACTTAAAAACTGGTTCTGACAGCCTCGGAGCTCTGGCATGGATTGCATATACAGGAAAAGACTGTG GAATGAGCATGCCTATTGCACATGTTGAAGAGAGTTGGCAAACGGCTGAGTTTTACTGTAACAAG ATTCTTATGGAGTACCGAAACAAAGATGCCAATCATGTTGAGTGGGCAAAGGCTTTAAAGGAGCTCTATGTATCTGGGTTAAGGGATTATGTCAAGTCTCACTACCCATTGGGCCCTGTTTGGAGTGCCACTGGAAAAACTGCAGCACCTGCCCCAACAAAAGCTCCAGCTCCTGGTGCAcctgctcctccctgtcctcccCCTGCTTCACTATTCAGTTCTGAGATGACCCAGCCTTCATCGTCAGGTCCCAAACAAGGCATGTCTGCAGTTTTCCAGGAAATTAATTCTGGGAAGTCAGTTACTGCTG GTTTGAAGAAGGTCACTGCTGATATGAAAACCAAGAACCGTGCAGATAAAGCTGGTGTCGTTACTGTTGCTGAAAAAGAAGGCCGTGCTGGCTCACCTTCATTTTCAAAGTCAGGACCTCCGAAGTTAGAGCTTCAAATGGGTCGCAA ATGGGTGGTTGAGAATCAAATTGGACTAAACAATTTAGTAATTGATGATTGTGACGCAAGGCAGTCTGTTTATGTCTTCGGGTGCAAGAATTCCGTACTTCAGATTCAAG GTAAAGTGAACAACATTACAGTGGACAAGTGCACTAAGATGGGGGTGGTATTCAAG GATGTTGTAGCAGCTTGTGAGATTGTTAATTGCAATGGCGTGGAAGTGCAATGTCAG GGCTCTGCTCCAACAATTTCAGTCGATAATACATCAGGATGCCAATTATACTTGAGTAAAGATTCTTTGGAGGCTTCTATTACGACTGCAAAGTCGAGTGAAATCAATGTGCTGGTACCCGCATCTGAATCGGATGGTGATTGG